One part of the Chryseobacterium sp. 7 genome encodes these proteins:
- a CDS encoding protein-L-isoaspartate(D-aspartate) O-methyltransferase, which produces MQDSFVHKGKRKILVEYLRNRIGISDENVLRAMSEVPRHLFIESIFEDFAYEDRAFPILAHQTISHPSTVAEQSELLKVKPGEKVLEIGTGCGYQTAVLLAMKAHVYTVERQKDLFDFSKKKLRELHLFPKFQSFGDGFAGLPTFAPFDKIIVTCGASTLPTELLKQLNVGGIMVIPLGPTDEQVLYRFTKVGPTEFEKEEFGAYKFVPMLGNTNQ; this is translated from the coding sequence ATGCAGGATTCGTTTGTACATAAAGGAAAAAGAAAGATTTTAGTCGAGTATCTTCGAAACAGAATTGGAATTTCAGATGAAAATGTACTTCGGGCAATGAGTGAAGTTCCGAGACACCTTTTTATCGAAAGTATTTTTGAAGATTTTGCTTATGAAGACAGGGCATTTCCCATTCTGGCGCACCAGACTATTTCTCATCCTTCCACGGTAGCGGAACAGTCTGAACTGTTGAAGGTAAAACCAGGTGAAAAAGTATTGGAAATTGGAACAGGATGCGGATATCAAACTGCTGTTCTATTGGCTATGAAAGCTCATGTATATACAGTGGAAAGACAAAAAGATCTTTTTGATTTTTCTAAAAAGAAGCTTAGAGAGCTTCATTTATTTCCAAAATTCCAAAGTTTTGGTGATGGTTTTGCCGGGCTTCCTACTTTCGCTCCTTTTGATAAAATCATTGTAACCTGTGGGGCTTCCACATTACCGACAGAACTTTTAAAACAACTGAACGTCGGAGGAATAATGGTGATTCCATTAGGACCAACGGATGAACAGGTTTTATACAGATTCACAAAAGTAGGCCCTACAGAATTTGAAAAAGAAGAATTCGGAGCTTATAAATTTGTTCCGATGCTGGGAAATACCAATCAATAA
- a CDS encoding Gfo/Idh/MocA family protein translates to MLKAGLVGAGHLGKIHLKLLNQSDRYEFVGFHDKDVENGKKLEAEFGYRYFENFDELLEQIDMLDIVTPTVYHYDYALKAIEKGLHFFIEKPVTQTLEQAEEILRLCQEKGIKAQVGHVERYNPAFIATKEYISTPMFIEIHRLAEFNPRGTDVSVVLDLMIHDLDILLSIAKSKVKNIHASGVCVVSKTPDIANARIEFENGCVANLTTSRISMKAMRKSRFFQKDAYISVDFLEKKAEVIRMKDAPENPTPFDMIIENAEGEKNQILFEYPNIQPNNAILDELNSFADAITGDKNVEVSLEDGTEALKVALEIMKLIS, encoded by the coding sequence ATGTTAAAAGCAGGTTTGGTAGGTGCCGGACACTTGGGAAAAATACACTTAAAACTTCTTAATCAGTCAGATAGATATGAATTTGTAGGTTTCCACGATAAAGATGTTGAAAACGGAAAGAAACTAGAGGCCGAATTCGGGTATAGATATTTTGAAAATTTTGATGAATTGCTTGAGCAGATTGACATGCTAGACATTGTAACTCCCACAGTTTATCATTATGATTATGCATTAAAAGCCATTGAAAAAGGGCTTCATTTCTTTATTGAAAAACCGGTAACCCAGACGCTTGAGCAGGCCGAAGAAATTCTTCGTTTGTGCCAGGAAAAAGGAATCAAAGCACAGGTAGGACATGTTGAAAGATACAATCCTGCATTTATTGCTACGAAGGAATACATCAGCACTCCGATGTTTATTGAAATCCACAGACTGGCTGAATTCAACCCGCGTGGTACGGATGTTTCTGTAGTATTGGATCTTATGATTCACGATCTTGATATTCTTTTAAGCATTGCGAAATCCAAAGTAAAAAACATCCACGCAAGCGGTGTTTGTGTAGTAAGCAAAACTCCGGATATCGCCAATGCAAGAATAGAGTTTGAAAACGGATGTGTGGCTAACCTTACTACTTCCAGAATTTCTATGAAAGCAATGAGAAAAAGCAGATTTTTCCAGAAAGATGCTTACATTTCCGTTGATTTCCTTGAGAAAAAGGCTGAAGTAATCAGAATGAAGGATGCTCCTGAAAACCCTACTCCATTTGATATGATCATTGAAAATGCTGAGGGAGAAAAGAACCAGATCCTGTTTGAATATCCGAATATACAGCCTAACAATGCTATTTTGGATGAATTGAATTCTTTTGCAGATGCCATCACTGGTGACAAAAATGTAGAGGTTTCTCTTGAAGACGGTACTGAAGCGTTGAAAGTGGCTTTAGAGATTATGAAACTGATCAGCTAA
- a CDS encoding AAA family ATPase, protein MIKEITTNLIIEKQDQLKIIKEKINSLNSQDPVILKYIENLTFAESYLNKINTDLNEDIIPETFYDKVNNTIATLNTTDIINFLNIENQTIDIEPLKYYCTSKPLDAVDALITYKFYKDLDFFTENIVVVGANGSGKSTLANSLKSIINERDGIVISAQKLLIIPTFDNIPNFNSSTKEYNQYQNNYIDSKTTYNASRTDDIPYDETRKYSSEYKYVLKALIAERAHKRNVFCDNFQNDVNVNKNDLHSKLDKAIEIWNSLIEHREMFFSENNEILIKDTVGNSQYPAYKMSDGEKIILFLIGRVLLSNTNSMIIIDEPEMYLHKVIVNKLWDMLENLRQECIFVYLTHDLDFASSRKAKKYWIRDFKYPIRWDIEGIPENDIPENLLMKLLGSRKKILFCEGKKDSLDIQIFEILFPNYTIIPLSSCTDVINYVRSFNKIPNKNIEAIGFIDRDFRVQEQIDKFETENIFSYSVAEIENLFLIKDFVQKYAEYKKETIDLQELENKVITLLDRNKITQASNFLSSNINYKFSESHVKKGNSFHEAESHLNTFINELNINDIYNERITLLDQIINEKDYSKTILLYNNKGLMSVIEELLSLRSNTYRFKALEFLNIDEDAKTILKRALPNV, encoded by the coding sequence ATGATTAAAGAAATAACAACAAATCTGATTATTGAAAAACAAGATCAATTAAAAATAATTAAAGAAAAAATTAATTCTCTAAATTCACAAGATCCTGTAATTTTAAAGTATATCGAAAATTTAACCTTTGCTGAAAGTTATTTAAATAAGATTAACACAGATTTAAATGAAGATATTATTCCTGAAACTTTTTATGATAAAGTAAATAATACTATTGCTACACTAAATACAACTGATATTATAAATTTTTTAAACATTGAAAATCAAACAATCGACATCGAACCTTTAAAATATTATTGTACTTCAAAGCCACTTGATGCTGTAGACGCTCTTATCACTTATAAATTTTATAAAGATTTAGATTTTTTTACAGAAAACATTGTAGTTGTCGGAGCAAATGGCTCTGGAAAATCCACACTTGCAAATAGTCTGAAGTCAATAATTAATGAAAGAGATGGTATCGTTATTTCAGCACAAAAATTATTAATTATCCCAACTTTTGATAATATACCTAACTTTAATAGTTCTACTAAAGAATATAATCAGTATCAAAATAACTATATTGACAGTAAGACAACATATAATGCTTCTCGGACAGATGACATCCCTTACGATGAAACTAGAAAATACTCTTCTGAATACAAATATGTATTAAAAGCATTAATAGCCGAAAGAGCTCATAAAAGAAATGTATTTTGTGATAATTTTCAAAATGATGTTAATGTAAATAAAAATGATTTACATAGTAAACTAGATAAAGCAATTGAAATATGGAATTCATTGATTGAGCATAGAGAGATGTTTTTTAGCGAAAATAATGAGATCCTTATTAAAGACACTGTTGGTAATAGTCAATATCCTGCTTATAAAATGAGTGATGGAGAAAAAATTATTCTATTTTTAATTGGACGTGTTTTACTCTCTAATACAAATTCTATGATAATTATTGATGAACCTGAGATGTATCTTCATAAAGTTATCGTTAATAAGCTTTGGGATATGTTAGAAAACTTAAGACAAGAATGTATTTTTGTATACCTAACTCATGATTTGGATTTTGCATCGTCTAGAAAAGCAAAAAAGTATTGGATTAGAGATTTCAAATATCCAATAAGATGGGATATAGAAGGTATCCCGGAAAATGATATTCCTGAAAATCTTTTAATGAAATTACTAGGAAGCAGAAAAAAAATACTTTTTTGTGAAGGGAAAAAAGATAGCCTAGATATACAAATATTTGAAATATTATTTCCTAATTACACAATTATTCCTCTTTCAAGTTGTACAGATGTAATTAACTATGTTCGTTCATTTAATAAAATCCCCAATAAAAATATTGAAGCAATAGGTTTTATTGATAGAGATTTTAGAGTTCAAGAACAAATAGATAAGTTTGAAACTGAAAATATATTCTCTTATTCAGTTGCTGAAATTGAAAATTTATTTTTAATAAAGGACTTTGTACAAAAATATGCAGAATATAAAAAAGAAACTATTGATTTACAAGAATTAGAGAATAAAGTTATCACTCTTCTGGACAGAAATAAAATAACTCAGGCATCTAATTTTTTATCATCAAATATAAATTACAAATTTTCAGAGTCGCATGTAAAGAAAGGTAATAGTTTTCATGAGGCAGAAAGTCATCTAAATACCTTCATTAACGAACTAAATATAAACGATATTTATAATGAAAGAATCACTCTTCTTGATCAAATAATAAATGAAAAAGATTATTCTAAAACAATTTTATTATATAACAATAAAGGCTTAATGAGTGTTATTGAAGAGTTGCTATCTCTTAGATCTAACACTTATCGTTTTAAAGCATTAGAGTTTTTAAACATTGATGAAGATGCTAAAACAATATTAAAAAGAGCTTTACCTAATGTATAA
- a CDS encoding urocanate hydratase codes for MTFQEQIQQGIPSQLPQPKPYETNINHAPKRKEILGEEEKKLALKNALRYFEPQFHAELIPEFKQELEDYGRIYMYRFRPDYEMKARPITDYPGKSEQAKAIMLMIQNNLDYAVAQHPHELITYGGNGAVFSNWAQYLLTMKYLSEMNNDQTLVMYSGHPMGLFPSHKDAPRVVVTNGMMIPNYSKPDDWEKFNALGVTQYGQMTAGSYMYIGPQGIVHGTTITVLNAFRKIKKEPKGGLFVTSGLGGMSGAQPKAGNIAGCVTVCAEVNPKITKIRHDQKWVNEIHENLDELVKRVREAQANKETVSLAYLGNIVEVWEKFDQEDVRIDIGSDQTSLHNPWAGGYYPAGQSFEESNTMMAENPELFKEKVQETLRRHAAAINKHTEKGTYFFDYGNAFLLEASRAGADVMAENPTLGREFKYPSYVQDIMGPMCFDYGFGPFRWVCSSGKPEDLQKTDDIACAVLEEMVKNSPEEIQQQMKDNIQWIKGAQENKLVVGSQARILYADAEGRMKIAEAFNKAIKNGEIGPVVLGRDHHDVSGTDSPYRETSNIYDGSRFTADMAIHNVIGDSFRGATWVSIHNGGGVGWGEVINGGFGMLLDGSDDADRRLKSMLFWDVNNGISRRSWARNEGAVFAIKRAMEAEPNLKVTLPNFVDENLL; via the coding sequence ATGACATTCCAAGAACAGATACAGCAGGGGATTCCCAGTCAGCTGCCACAGCCAAAACCATACGAAACCAATATCAACCATGCTCCGAAGCGTAAAGAAATTTTAGGGGAAGAAGAGAAAAAACTGGCATTGAAGAATGCTTTACGTTATTTTGAACCTCAGTTTCACGCAGAACTGATTCCTGAATTTAAGCAGGAACTGGAAGATTACGGAAGAATTTACATGTACCGTTTCCGTCCGGATTATGAAATGAAGGCAAGACCTATCACAGACTATCCCGGAAAATCTGAGCAGGCAAAAGCTATTATGCTGATGATTCAGAATAACCTGGATTATGCCGTGGCACAGCACCCTCATGAACTGATTACTTATGGTGGAAATGGAGCGGTTTTCTCAAACTGGGCGCAGTATCTGCTGACGATGAAATATCTGTCGGAAATGAATAATGATCAGACATTGGTGATGTATTCAGGACATCCGATGGGATTGTTTCCGTCTCATAAAGATGCACCAAGAGTTGTTGTAACGAATGGGATGATGATTCCAAATTATTCGAAACCGGATGACTGGGAAAAATTCAATGCATTGGGTGTTACCCAGTACGGGCAGATGACGGCAGGAAGTTACATGTATATCGGCCCGCAGGGGATTGTTCACGGAACAACGATTACGGTATTAAATGCTTTCAGAAAAATTAAAAAAGAACCAAAAGGAGGGCTTTTCGTTACTTCAGGGTTAGGTGGAATGAGTGGAGCTCAGCCCAAAGCAGGAAATATTGCAGGCTGTGTTACGGTATGTGCAGAAGTGAATCCAAAAATTACTAAAATTCGTCACGATCAGAAATGGGTGAATGAAATTCATGAAAACCTTGATGAACTGGTAAAAAGAGTAAGAGAAGCGCAGGCTAATAAAGAAACCGTGTCTTTGGCTTACCTTGGAAATATTGTAGAAGTTTGGGAGAAATTTGATCAGGAAGATGTAAGAATAGACATCGGCTCAGACCAGACTTCACTTCACAATCCTTGGGCAGGTGGTTACTATCCTGCAGGACAAAGCTTTGAAGAATCTAATACCATGATGGCAGAAAACCCTGAATTATTCAAAGAAAAAGTTCAGGAAACATTAAGAAGACATGCTGCAGCCATCAACAAACATACAGAAAAAGGAACGTATTTCTTCGATTATGGAAATGCCTTTTTACTGGAAGCTTCCAGAGCCGGAGCAGATGTAATGGCAGAAAACCCTACATTAGGAAGAGAATTCAAATATCCGAGTTATGTGCAGGATATTATGGGACCTATGTGTTTTGACTATGGTTTCGGGCCGTTCCGTTGGGTATGTTCCAGCGGAAAGCCGGAAGATCTTCAGAAAACGGATGATATTGCCTGCGCAGTATTGGAAGAAATGGTGAAAAACTCTCCTGAAGAGATCCAGCAGCAGATGAAAGACAACATCCAGTGGATCAAAGGAGCACAGGAAAATAAACTGGTAGTAGGCTCTCAGGCAAGAATTCTTTATGCAGATGCAGAAGGAAGAATGAAAATTGCCGAAGCCTTCAACAAAGCGATTAAAAATGGAGAAATAGGACCTGTAGTATTGGGTAGAGACCATCATGATGTTTCGGGAACAGATTCTCCTTACAGAGAAACTTCCAATATTTACGACGGATCAAGATTTACAGCAGATATGGCTATTCACAACGTAATTGGTGACAGTTTCCGTGGAGCTACCTGGGTTTCCATTCACAATGGAGGCGGAGTAGGCTGGGGAGAAGTGATTAACGGAGGTTTCGGAATGCTGCTGGACGGAAGCGATGATGCCGACAGAAGATTAAAGTCTATGCTTTTCTGGGACGTCAACAACGGAATCTCAAGAAGAAGCTGGGCAAGAAATGAAGGCGCTGTTTTCGCCATTAAAAGAGCTATGGAAGCAGAGCCGAATCTGAAAGTGACGCTTCCGAATTTTGTGGATGAAAATTTATTGTAA
- the tpx gene encoding thiol peroxidase — protein MFSKLVCGTLLFFSVVGFAQKSKATNTVLMGGKEVHTYAKLPALNKPAPKFTLTDVNMNDQTLDSYKGKYVILNIFPSVDTGVCSASVHHFNEDAGNLPNTVVLCISKDLPFAQKRFCGAEGIKNVVMLSDFRSDFGWNYGVELVDSAMKGLLSRAVVVIDPSGKIIYEEQVPDISQEPNYEAAIAAVK, from the coding sequence ATGTTTTCAAAATTAGTTTGCGGCACACTGCTATTTTTCTCTGTGGTGGGCTTTGCTCAAAAATCTAAAGCGACCAATACTGTTTTAATGGGCGGAAAAGAAGTTCATACCTACGCCAAATTACCGGCTCTGAATAAACCGGCTCCTAAATTTACCCTTACAGATGTGAATATGAATGACCAGACACTGGATTCTTACAAAGGAAAATATGTTATTCTGAACATCTTTCCAAGTGTAGACACGGGTGTCTGCTCCGCCTCTGTACATCATTTCAATGAAGATGCTGGGAATCTTCCTAACACAGTAGTGCTTTGTATTTCTAAGGATTTGCCGTTTGCCCAGAAAAGATTTTGTGGTGCTGAAGGAATCAAAAACGTGGTAATGCTTTCAGATTTCCGTTCAGATTTCGGATGGAATTACGGTGTGGAACTGGTAGATTCTGCAATGAAAGGACTTCTGAGCAGAGCGGTTGTAGTAATAGACCCTTCAGGAAAGATCATCTATGAAGAGCAGGTACCGGATATTTCTCAGGAACCGAATTATGAAGCAGCTATTGCCGCTGTGAAATAA
- a CDS encoding cellulase family glycosylhydrolase, which produces MKRAILLSAVLLSQFGTSQLLKTSGQKIVNDKGENIQLKGLGLGGWMLQEGYMLKTADFAGPQYKIKEKIAELIGEDGMNEFYKAYLKNGITKQDIDFLAKAGFNSIRLPMHYNLYTLPIEKEPAKGKDTWLDEGFKMTDDLLQWCTDNKIYLILDLHAAPGGQGNDANISDNDKSKPSLWANEENQRKTVALWKRLAERYKDNPWIGGYDLINEPNINFTGKNPNGTDEMSNAPLWKLQKDITTAIREVDKKHIIFIEGNGWGNNYNGLPAIWDNNMAFSFHKYWNYNDDQTLKFALDLREKHNMPIWLGETGENSNVWFTELIQLLGKHNIGYAFWPMKKIDNIAGINNVKITPEYEKLLDYWKNGGEKPSKEYAKKALLQIADNYKLNNTEIKRDVIDAMFRQLTDASTKPFRNHQAPGRIFASEYDLGRMESAYLDKDFINLWVSDPAKRSEWNSGQQMRNDGVDIYKCNDKVTNQYYVGKTETGEWLQYTVQSKGDKNYTLDIRYSAAADSKIRIETASGKVLATVSLASTGGNENWKTVSAKNISLQKGENKIRIVFENDGANLNYFELK; this is translated from the coding sequence ATGAAAAGAGCCATTCTATTATCCGCAGTTTTATTGTCTCAATTTGGGACATCACAATTACTGAAGACTTCAGGACAGAAAATCGTAAATGATAAAGGTGAAAACATTCAATTGAAAGGCCTTGGCCTTGGTGGTTGGATGCTTCAGGAAGGATATATGCTGAAAACTGCTGATTTTGCAGGCCCTCAGTATAAGATTAAGGAGAAAATTGCAGAATTAATTGGTGAAGACGGAATGAATGAGTTCTACAAAGCATATCTGAAAAACGGAATTACCAAGCAGGATATTGATTTTTTAGCCAAAGCCGGATTCAATTCTATAAGACTGCCAATGCATTACAATCTTTATACGCTGCCTATTGAAAAAGAGCCTGCAAAAGGAAAAGATACATGGCTGGATGAAGGTTTTAAAATGACAGATGACCTTCTTCAATGGTGTACAGATAACAAAATATACCTGATTCTGGATCTTCATGCAGCTCCGGGAGGTCAGGGAAATGATGCCAATATCTCTGATAATGATAAGTCTAAACCATCGCTTTGGGCGAATGAAGAAAATCAGAGAAAAACGGTTGCATTATGGAAAAGATTGGCTGAAAGGTATAAAGATAATCCATGGATTGGAGGTTATGACCTGATTAATGAACCCAATATCAATTTCACAGGAAAAAACCCGAACGGTACTGATGAAATGTCTAATGCTCCGCTTTGGAAACTTCAAAAGGACATCACAACAGCCATCAGAGAGGTTGACAAAAAGCATATTATTTTCATTGAAGGAAACGGCTGGGGAAACAATTATAACGGATTACCGGCTATCTGGGATAACAATATGGCTTTCAGCTTCCATAAATACTGGAATTACAATGATGATCAGACGCTGAAATTCGCACTGGATCTCAGAGAGAAGCACAATATGCCAATCTGGCTTGGTGAGACTGGTGAGAATTCAAACGTTTGGTTTACTGAACTGATCCAGCTTTTGGGTAAACACAATATCGGGTATGCATTCTGGCCGATGAAAAAGATTGATAATATTGCCGGAATTAACAATGTAAAAATCACTCCTGAGTATGAAAAGCTATTGGATTACTGGAAAAATGGCGGTGAAAAACCATCTAAAGAGTATGCAAAAAAAGCTTTACTACAGATTGCCGACAATTATAAGCTGAACAATACGGAGATTAAAAGAGATGTGATTGATGCCATGTTCAGACAGCTTACAGATGCTTCTACAAAACCGTTCAGAAACCATCAGGCTCCGGGAAGAATATTTGCTTCGGAATATGATTTGGGAAGAATGGAATCTGCGTATCTGGATAAGGATTTCATTAATCTTTGGGTAAGTGATCCGGCTAAGAGATCAGAATGGAACTCCGGGCAACAAATGAGAAATGATGGAGTGGATATTTATAAATGTAACGACAAGGTTACGAACCAATATTATGTAGGGAAAACAGAAACCGGAGAATGGCTTCAGTATACAGTCCAGTCGAAAGGAGATAAAAATTATACGTTAGACATCAGGTATTCTGCGGCGGCTGATTCTAAAATAAGAATTGAAACTGCTTCCGGAAAAGTTTTAGCTACAGTATCGCTGGCATCTACCGGTGGAAATGAAAACTGGAAAACGGTTTCAGCAAAAAATATCAGCCTTCAGAAAGGAGAAAATAAAATCAGAATCGTCTTTGAAAATGATGGTGCCAATCTGAATTATTTTGAATTGAAATAG
- a CDS encoding endonuclease domain-containing protein, giving the protein MKEILTVINGIPIRRNFVENLPYNPHLKVLLKEKRKARILGEVIFWKKVLAKKFHRIDFDRQRIIGNYIVDFYVKTLGLIIEIDGSSHDEKQVYDRIREEYLESLGLLVFRISDFDVKNSLNIVMKELQDFIIRHYGTTPSSKIL; this is encoded by the coding sequence ATGAAAGAAATCCTTACCGTCATCAACGGAATTCCGATCCGTAGGAATTTCGTTGAGAACCTACCCTACAATCCCCATTTAAAGGTATTATTAAAAGAAAAACGCAAAGCCCGGATTTTGGGTGAGGTTATATTCTGGAAAAAAGTCCTTGCAAAAAAATTTCATAGGATTGATTTTGACAGACAAAGAATTATTGGAAATTATATTGTTGATTTCTATGTGAAAACGCTGGGGCTCATTATAGAAATAGATGGTTCAAGCCATGATGAGAAACAAGTTTATGACAGGATAAGAGAGGAATATCTTGAATCTTTGGGACTATTGGTTTTCAGAATCAGTGATTTTGATGTAAAGAATAGTCTGAATATTGTGATGAAGGAACTGCAGGATTTTATTATACGTCACTATGGAACCACCCCGTCTTCAAAAATTCTTTAA
- a CDS encoding TonB-dependent receptor plug domain-containing protein — protein sequence MKVTVPNPCHENWNTMTPDEKGRFCSVCSKTVRDFRKSSDDEVIEVFTSASQEICGNFNPSQLNRDLNYSYMNTLLVKFAVGFMLTTGGIVTVNAQQKSANDILKTNEIQAIFLSEFNNQQDQKLFGSVSIIPANALLDNKEKERKEMAAKLSGVTVGQSPKENNSIRIGRAPSSGAAYQPMYIVDGKLSNYEKVKALDPNLIKTMNILKGASASAKYGEKAKDGVVVITTKKKRKI from the coding sequence ATGAAAGTAACGGTACCAAACCCCTGTCATGAAAATTGGAACACCATGACGCCTGATGAAAAAGGAAGATTTTGTTCGGTCTGTTCCAAAACGGTAAGAGATTTCAGGAAATCTTCGGATGATGAGGTGATAGAGGTTTTTACCAGTGCTTCGCAGGAAATCTGCGGAAATTTTAATCCATCACAGCTCAACAGAGACTTGAATTATTCTTATATGAATACGCTGTTGGTGAAATTTGCTGTTGGTTTTATGCTGACAACGGGAGGAATTGTTACGGTGAATGCACAGCAAAAGTCTGCTAATGACATCTTAAAAACAAACGAGATACAAGCCATATTCTTATCTGAATTCAATAACCAGCAAGATCAGAAATTGTTTGGGTCAGTTTCAATAATACCTGCTAATGCTTTATTAGACAACAAAGAAAAAGAAAGAAAAGAAATGGCTGCAAAATTATCAGGGGTAACGGTTGGTCAGTCTCCTAAAGAGAATAATAGTATACGTATTGGCAGGGCTCCATCAAGCGGAGCAGCATACCAGCCTATGTACATTGTAGATGGGAAATTAAGTAATTATGAAAAAGTAAAAGCACTGGATCCTAATCTGATAAAAACAATGAATATTCTGAAAGGAGCTTCTGCGTCTGCAAAGTATGGTGAAAAAGCCAAAGATGGAGTAGTGGTGATTACTACTAAAAAGAAAAGAAAGATTTAA
- a CDS encoding 2-hydroxyacid dehydrogenase has product MKVFINKRIPETGIKMLEEADLEIIFPEKENLSYEEWLSYCKNTDAILNVSGDFKYDKNFFDTCPNIKAIALYSVGFDHVDIQEATKRNIPVGNTPDVLSRATSDVAFLLMQSVARRASYNFQKVKDDNWGAFDPLHALGQELYGKTLGIFGLGRIGYEMAEKSKKAFGMNIIYHNRHHNEEAEKELGAAYVSFEELIKNSDVLSIHANFTSGQKELFNESIFEQMKPNAIFINTARGGFHNQKDLYQALVDKKIWGAGLDVTNPEPMPVDDPILGLSSVCILPHIGSATVEARNGMARLAAGNIIAFSKNEKMPNCANPDVYSHQSS; this is encoded by the coding sequence ATGAAAGTTTTTATCAATAAAAGAATTCCCGAAACAGGAATTAAAATGCTGGAAGAAGCAGATCTGGAAATTATTTTTCCGGAAAAAGAAAATCTTTCTTACGAAGAGTGGCTTAGCTACTGTAAAAATACAGATGCCATTCTGAATGTAAGCGGAGACTTTAAGTATGATAAAAATTTCTTTGATACCTGCCCGAATATCAAAGCCATCGCTTTATATTCCGTAGGATTTGATCATGTAGATATTCAGGAAGCGACCAAAAGGAATATCCCGGTGGGAAATACCCCTGATGTTTTGAGCAGGGCAACTTCAGATGTCGCTTTTTTACTGATGCAGTCTGTGGCAAGAAGAGCAAGCTATAATTTCCAGAAAGTAAAAGATGATAACTGGGGAGCCTTTGATCCTTTACATGCATTGGGACAGGAATTGTACGGAAAAACACTTGGGATTTTCGGACTGGGACGTATTGGTTATGAAATGGCTGAAAAGTCAAAGAAGGCTTTCGGAATGAATATCATTTATCACAACCGCCATCACAATGAAGAAGCCGAAAAGGAATTGGGAGCAGCCTATGTTTCTTTTGAAGAACTGATCAAAAACTCAGATGTATTGAGTATACATGCTAATTTCACTTCTGGGCAGAAAGAATTATTTAATGAGTCCATATTTGAGCAGATGAAACCCAATGCTATTTTTATCAATACAGCCAGAGGAGGTTTTCATAATCAGAAAGATCTTTATCAGGCACTCGTTGACAAGAAAATATGGGGAGCCGGTCTGGATGTTACCAACCCGGAACCTATGCCGGTGGACGATCCTATTCTTGGGTTATCCAGCGTTTGTATCCTGCCGCACATAGGTTCGGCAACAGTTGAAGCCCGAAATGGGATGGCGAGACTGGCAGCAGGAAATATTATCGCCTTTTCAAAAAACGAGAAAATGCCAAATTGTGCAAATCCTGACGTTTATTCTCATCAATCATCATAA